The following proteins are co-located in the Tardibacter chloracetimidivorans genome:
- a CDS encoding 2-oxoacid:ferredoxin oxidoreductase subunit beta, whose amino-acid sequence MNEMTKLTAADFASDQEVRWCPGCGDYAILKAVQRTMPEIGADPAKTVFVSGIGCSSRFPYYMATYGFHTIHGRAPAVATGVKLANPELDVWLVTGDGDGLSIGGNHMLHLLRRNLDCQVLLFNNEIYGLTKGQYSPTSRVGTKSPSTPFGSVDRPTSPCAFALGSGGRFVARGIDTHKNLPEVLKRAHANKGASFVEIYQNCIVYNDAVFESFTEKKAAPANQIWVENGKPMLFDNGAKGLTLDRERLKLEVVEVVDGNWEAAGVIVHDETNKGVAQMLIDMPYPAFPIALGVIYCDPAPTFESAVVTQNLEAAKGKTADLNALLAKGQTWKVTPGGHPEL is encoded by the coding sequence ATGAACGAGATGACCAAGCTCACCGCCGCTGATTTCGCTTCCGACCAGGAAGTGCGCTGGTGCCCCGGCTGCGGCGACTATGCGATCCTGAAGGCGGTGCAGCGCACCATGCCGGAAATCGGGGCCGACCCCGCGAAGACGGTGTTCGTGAGCGGCATCGGCTGCTCGAGCCGATTTCCCTATTACATGGCGACCTATGGCTTCCACACTATCCACGGCCGCGCGCCGGCGGTGGCGACGGGGGTGAAGCTCGCCAACCCCGAACTGGACGTGTGGCTGGTGACCGGCGACGGCGACGGCCTGTCGATCGGCGGCAATCATATGCTGCACCTTTTGCGGCGCAACCTGGATTGCCAGGTGCTGCTGTTCAACAACGAGATCTACGGGCTGACCAAGGGCCAGTATTCACCCACCAGCCGGGTGGGCACCAAATCGCCGTCGACCCCGTTCGGATCGGTGGACCGGCCCACCAGCCCCTGCGCCTTCGCGCTCGGTTCGGGCGGGCGGTTCGTCGCGCGCGGCATCGACACGCACAAGAACCTTCCCGAAGTGCTGAAGCGCGCGCACGCCAACAAGGGCGCGAGCTTTGTCGAAATCTACCAGAACTGCATCGTCTATAACGATGCGGTGTTCGAAAGCTTCACCGAGAAGAAGGCCGCGCCCGCCAACCAGATCTGGGTGGAAAACGGCAAGCCGATGCTGTTCGACAATGGCGCGAAGGGCCTGACGCTGGACCGCGAGCGGCTGAAGCTGGAAGTGGTCGAGGTTGTGGACGGCAATTGGGAAGCGGCCGGCGTCATCGTCCATGACGAGACGAACAAGGGCGTCGCGCAGATGCTGATCGACATGCCCTATCCGGCATTCCCGATCGCGCTCGGCGTCATCTATTGCGACCCCGCACCGACCTTTGAAAGCGCCGTCGTCACGCAGAATCTGGAAGCCGCCAAGGGCAAGACGGCCGATCTCAACGCGCTGCTCGCCAAGGGGCAGACGTGGAAGGTGACGCCGGGGGGACATCCCGAGCTTTAG
- a CDS encoding 2-oxoacid:acceptor oxidoreductase subunit alpha: MATLAKTIEEASQGGATNVEAVVVRFAGDSGDGMQLTGGQFTLSTALTGNDLATFPDFPAEIRAPQGTTFGVSAFQINFGSSDIETAGDEPDVLIAMNPAALKTNVGALKPGGLIIADSGEFTARNLAKAGYTENPLEDGSLAKWQLVAFNISQLTLDAVKPFGLGNKEALRSKNMWTLGLALWMFDRDRQPLIDWLKAKFAKNPTVADANIAALNAGHAYGETAEIGGPMKQYHVNPAPAAPGLYRTVTGAESISLGLVAGAQLAGLPLFFGGYPITPASAILHQLSRLKEFGVTTFQAEDEIAAIASAIGASYAGQLGVTSSSGPGIALKGEAMGLAVMTELPLVIVNSQRGGPSTGLPTKTEQSDLYQAVYGRNGDTPMPVIAARSPVDAFDAAIEACRIAVQFMTPVMLLTDGYIANAAEPWAVPDMAGYAPFPVKFHDELPPEGEPLLPYARDEKLARPWIKPGTPGLMHRIGGIEKQIGTGNLDYGPANHQAMTDIRKAKVDGIADHVPEQDVCLGDTSGRLAIVGWGSTFGPIHQAVRRQRAKGRDVSHIHIRHVWPLPKNLGALLKSYEKVIVPEMNTGQLKTVLRDQYLVDARPLNKVSGQPFRIGEIEAAIEEALG; this comes from the coding sequence ATGGCGACTTTGGCCAAGACGATTGAAGAAGCAAGCCAGGGCGGCGCGACGAATGTCGAAGCGGTGGTGGTGCGTTTTGCGGGCGACAGCGGCGACGGCATGCAGTTGACGGGTGGCCAGTTCACCCTGTCGACCGCGCTGACCGGAAACGACCTTGCGACCTTTCCCGATTTCCCGGCAGAAATCCGGGCGCCGCAGGGCACGACCTTCGGCGTTTCCGCCTTTCAGATCAATTTCGGGTCCAGCGACATCGAGACGGCAGGCGACGAGCCGGACGTGCTGATCGCGATGAACCCGGCCGCGCTCAAGACCAATGTCGGCGCGCTGAAGCCGGGCGGCCTTATCATCGCCGATTCGGGCGAGTTTACGGCGCGCAACCTCGCCAAGGCGGGCTATACGGAAAACCCGCTTGAGGACGGCAGCCTCGCCAAATGGCAGCTCGTCGCGTTCAACATCAGCCAGCTTACGCTTGATGCGGTGAAGCCCTTCGGCCTTGGCAACAAGGAAGCGCTGCGCAGCAAGAACATGTGGACGCTGGGGCTGGCGCTTTGGATGTTCGACCGCGACCGCCAGCCGCTGATCGACTGGCTGAAGGCGAAGTTCGCAAAAAACCCGACCGTCGCCGACGCCAATATCGCCGCGCTGAACGCGGGCCATGCCTATGGCGAGACCGCCGAGATCGGCGGCCCGATGAAGCAGTATCACGTCAATCCCGCGCCTGCAGCGCCCGGCCTCTACCGCACCGTGACGGGCGCGGAATCGATTTCGCTGGGCCTTGTCGCGGGCGCGCAGCTTGCCGGATTGCCGCTGTTCTTCGGCGGCTATCCGATCACCCCGGCATCCGCCATCCTGCACCAGCTTTCGCGGCTGAAGGAATTCGGCGTCACGACCTTTCAGGCTGAAGACGAGATCGCGGCCATCGCATCGGCGATCGGCGCATCCTATGCGGGCCAGCTTGGCGTCACCTCATCGTCGGGGCCGGGCATCGCGCTGAAAGGCGAGGCGATGGGCCTTGCTGTGATGACCGAGCTTCCGCTCGTCATCGTCAACTCGCAGCGCGGCGGGCCTTCCACCGGCCTTCCGACCAAGACCGAGCAATCGGATCTGTACCAGGCGGTCTACGGCCGCAACGGCGATACGCCGATGCCGGTGATCGCAGCACGGTCGCCCGTCGACGCATTCGACGCCGCGATCGAGGCGTGCCGAATCGCGGTGCAGTTCATGACCCCGGTGATGCTGCTGACCGACGGCTATATCGCCAACGCCGCCGAGCCATGGGCCGTGCCCGACATGGCGGGCTATGCGCCCTTTCCGGTGAAGTTCCATGACGAGCTTCCGCCCGAAGGCGAGCCTCTGCTGCCCTATGCCCGCGACGAAAAGCTGGCGCGGCCGTGGATCAAGCCCGGCACGCCCGGACTGATGCACCGCATCGGCGGCATCGAAAAGCAGATCGGCACCGGCAACCTCGACTATGGCCCCGCCAACCACCAGGCGATGACCGACATCCGCAAGGCGAAGGTGGACGGCATCGCCGACCATGTGCCCGAGCAGGATGTGTGCCTTGGCGACACCAGCGGCAGGCTGGCGATCGTGGGCTGGGGATCGACCTTCGGGCCGATCCATCAGGCGGTGCGCCGCCAGCGGGCGAAGGGCCGCGACGTCAGCCATATCCACATCCGCCATGTCTGGCCGCTGCCGAAGAACCTTGGCGCGCTGCTGAAGAGCTATGAAAAGGTGATCGTGCCGGAAATGAACACCGGACAGCTCAAGACGGTGCTGCGTGACCAGTATCTGGTGGATGCGCGGCCGCTCAACAAGGTGTCGGGCCAACCGTTCCGGATCGGCGAGATCGAAGCCGCCATCGAGGAGGCCCTGGGGTAG